In Papaver somniferum cultivar HN1 chromosome 1, ASM357369v1, whole genome shotgun sequence, a genomic segment contains:
- the LOC113353514 gene encoding uncharacterized protein LOC113353514, producing MRVLYWNLRGLRRARSQNKLWDLINQFNPSVVWAAELKVFCSSSFCNKLNLPGKQSMVIHNSVSNKKGNIWLFWNKNLPNPTVVSMSSQMITVDFCGVLISGIHAHVSLVQIRYLWSEMEMISGLNQPWLAIGDFNAITSAEDNIGGKSPNRSSMMDFNNCLDTCELIQAPSTGLQHSWSNFQHGNKRILCKLDRAVFNLLWLQKFEGWCYKVGLRVASDHAPLLGGGAQIPKPQNAPMRFHKMWISHPNFMEVVQKCWSEEIVGDPAFILQLKLKKLKKILKDWNWNVFGNINVHVNEAEVKVQEAMVNSDNNPFDEAALNTLVEGENLNNSKEVQLNTFLKQKFRTKWIK from the coding sequence atgagagttctatattggaatTTAAGAGGCCTTAGAAGAGCCAGGTCTCAAAATAAATTATGGGATCTAATAAATCAATTTAATCCTTCAGTTGTATGGGCTGCAGAACTTAaagttttttgttcttcttcattttgcAATAAATTGAATCTACCTGGTAAGCAAAGCATGGTGATTCATAATTCAGTCTCAAATAAAAAAGGAAATATATGGCTTTTTTGGAATAAGAATTTACCTAATCCTACAGTAGTGTCTATGTCAAGTCAAATGATAACTGTTGATTTTTGTGGTGTTCTTATATCTGGTATTCATGCTCATGTGAGTCTTGTTCAAATAAGATATTTGTGGTCAGAAATGGAAATGATAAGTGGTTTGAATCAACCCTGGCTAGCTATCGGAGACTTTAATGCTATTACTTCAGCTGAAGATAATATTGGAGGTAAAAGTCCAAATAGAAGTTCAATGATGGATTTTAATAATTGCTTAGATACATGTGAATTAATACAAGCTCCTAGTACTGGTCTTCAACACTCTTGGTCTAATTTCCAACATGGAAATAAAAGGATTTTATGCAAGCTTGATAGAGCAGTTTTCAATCTTTTGTGGTTACAAAAATTTGAAGGTTGGTGTTATAAAGTGGGATTAAGAGTTGCATCTGATCATGCTCCTTTGCTGGGTGGTGGTGCTCAAATTCCTAAGCCACAAAATGCTCCTATGAGGTTTCATAAGATGTGGATTTCACATCCAAATTTTATGGAAGTAGTACAAAAGTGTTGGTCTGAAGAAATTGTTGGTGATCCAGCTTTTATCTTGCAACTGAAACtaaaaaaattaaagaagattCTTAAGGATTGGAATTGGAATGTGTTTGGGAACATAAATGTACATGTTAATGAGGCAGAAGTAAAAGTGCAAGAAGCAATGGTCAACTCTGATAATAATCCATTTGATGAAGCAGCTCTTAATACTTTGGTGGAAGGCGAAAACTT
- the LOC113353522 gene encoding uncharacterized protein LOC113353522, which yields MAILRNQWKLTGDCHLIPLGKGFFIIKLSNEVDQNYIRNYRWDVQDHVLRTRNWIPNFRPENQRTSHALVWVSLLGLSLEYWDEKTLFTICDAIGNPVKVDDTTLKYSSGYAAKVLVEVNLANPIPNRLWIITKYGSFSQGVVLNNLPNFFSKCKIVGHFLSECRFQKNSSMEHPTESPTESVEKPIDKPQVNNVQEPFDICPPPVAPNIVNPASDNETLITNERFSSLQDEEMIVEEASGEK from the coding sequence ATGGCTATTTTGAGAAATCAGTGGAAGTTGACTGGAGATTGTCATTTAATTCCTTTGGGTAAAGGTTTTTTCATTATCAAATTATCTAAtgaagttgatcaaaattatatcagAAATTATAGATGGGATGTTCAAGATCACGTGTTGAGAACTCGTAATTGGATTCCTAATTTTAGACCTGAAAATCAAAGAACTTCTCATGCTTTGGTATGGGTTTCTCTACTTGGTTTAAGTTTAGAATACTGGGATGAAAAAACTTTGTTCACTATTTGTGATGCAATTGGTAATCCTGTTAAAGTTGATGATACTACTCTCAAGTACTCAAGTGGATATGCTGCAAAAGTTTTGGTTGAAGTGAACCTAGCAAATCCAATTCCAAACAGGCTATGGATTATTACAAAATATGGAAGCTTTTCTCAGGGTGTTGTTCTTAACAAtcttccaaattttttttctaaatGCAAAATAGTTGGTCATTTTTTATCAGAATGCAGGTTTCAAAAGAATTCTTCTATGGAACATCCCACTGAATCTCCTACAGAGAGTGTggagaaaccaattgataagcctCAGGTGAACAATGTTCAAGAACCTTTTGATATTTGTCCTCCTCCAGTAGCACCCAACATTGTTAATCCTGCATCTGATAATGAAACTCTCATAACAAATGAAAGATTTAGTTCTTTACAAGATGAAGAAATGATTGTGGAGGAAGCTAGTGGTGAAAAATAA